One genomic region from Bradyrhizobium icense encodes:
- a CDS encoding LssY C-terminal domain-containing protein — translation MRRAAMFTLVILGGYGLFAYLLLPLFWTHYEHQRGLADMPMVTRTAQGIPGDPMNVGLIGDERDVVCAMHAAGWYPADRITLKSSIEIIGSVLLDRPYKDAPVSNLYYLGRREDLAYEKPIGSSADRRNHVRYWKVLDSGEEKRPVWLGAATEDRGVGVSRYTAAVTHHISPDLDTERALLAADLDNAGMVEAKYQVTGIGPTVAGRNGGGDLYYTDGEIWVLRLVEACKKREGPAATIPSPTATELKDQIWRAIANAVGR, via the coding sequence ATGCGGCGGGCGGCGATGTTCACGCTCGTCATCCTCGGCGGTTACGGTCTGTTCGCCTATCTGCTGCTGCCGCTGTTCTGGACGCATTACGAGCATCAGCGCGGGCTGGCCGACATGCCGATGGTGACGCGCACCGCACAGGGCATCCCCGGCGATCCCATGAATGTCGGACTGATCGGCGATGAGCGCGACGTGGTCTGCGCCATGCATGCTGCGGGATGGTATCCGGCCGACCGGATCACGCTGAAATCCTCGATCGAGATCATCGGCAGCGTGCTGCTCGACAGGCCGTACAAGGACGCGCCGGTGAGCAACCTGTATTATCTCGGCCGCCGCGAAGATCTCGCCTATGAAAAGCCGATCGGAAGCAGCGCCGACCGCCGCAACCATGTGCGCTACTGGAAGGTGCTGGACAGCGGCGAGGAGAAGCGTCCGGTCTGGCTGGGCGCGGCGACGGAAGATCGCGGCGTCGGCGTCAGCCGATACACCGCCGCCGTCACGCACCACATCTCGCCCGATCTCGACACCGAGCGCGCGCTGCTTGCGGCCGATCTCGACAATGCCGGCATGGTGGAAGCGAAATATCAGGTCACCGGCATCGGCCCCACGGTCGCAGGGCGGAACGGCGGCGGCGATCTCTACTACACCGACGGCGAAATCTGGGTGCTACGGCTGGTCGAGGCATGCAAGAAGCGCGAAGGGCCTGCGGCGACGATCCCGAGCCCGACGGCGACCGAATTGAAGGACCAGATCTGGCGCGCGATCGCCAATGCGGTGGGGAGATAG
- a CDS encoding pyridoxal-phosphate-dependent aminotransferase family protein → MTVRAGREFLAIPGPTTMPDEVLQAMHRPALDIYSDQMVQLTESLLADLSKLFATKGKSYIYIANGHGAWEATLSNVLSRGDKVLVLESGRFAIGWGQAAAAMGAEVEVLRGDWRRAIRAGEVEARLRQDKDHTIKAIVAVQVDTASGAYNDIEAIGKAIKSTGHPALFMVDTVASLGCMPFEMDAWGIDVAMSGSQKGLMTPPGLGFVAANDRAREVHKKANLRTPYWDWTEREGSEHYRKYAGTAPVHLLFALRKAIDMLQTEGLENAYLRHRLLAEAVRRAVAVWGEGQVIGFNIAEANERSNTVTTVTMNGHDPLALQRYCKEKCGVVLGTGIGDLSGQAFRIAHMGHVNAPMILGTLGVVEVGLNALDIPHGKGGTEAAIEYLGENVVA, encoded by the coding sequence ATGACCGTTCGCGCGGGCCGGGAATTTCTGGCCATCCCGGGACCCACCACCATGCCCGACGAAGTGCTGCAGGCGATGCACCGCCCAGCGCTCGACATCTATTCCGATCAGATGGTGCAACTGACCGAAAGCCTGCTCGCCGATCTCTCGAAGCTGTTCGCCACCAAAGGCAAATCCTACATCTACATCGCCAACGGCCATGGCGCGTGGGAAGCGACGCTTTCCAACGTGTTGTCGCGCGGCGACAAGGTGCTGGTCCTGGAAAGCGGACGCTTTGCGATCGGCTGGGGCCAGGCGGCGGCTGCGATGGGCGCCGAGGTCGAGGTGCTCAGGGGCGACTGGCGCCGCGCGATCCGCGCCGGCGAGGTCGAGGCGCGGCTGCGGCAGGACAAGGACCACACCATCAAGGCGATCGTCGCCGTGCAGGTCGATACGGCTTCCGGCGCCTATAACGATATCGAAGCGATCGGCAAGGCGATCAAATCGACCGGACATCCCGCGCTGTTCATGGTCGATACTGTGGCCTCCCTCGGCTGCATGCCATTCGAGATGGACGCGTGGGGTATCGACGTCGCGATGTCCGGCTCGCAGAAGGGCCTGATGACGCCGCCGGGCTTAGGTTTTGTCGCTGCTAACGACCGCGCCCGCGAGGTGCATAAAAAGGCCAACCTCCGCACGCCCTACTGGGACTGGACCGAGCGCGAGGGCAGCGAGCACTACCGCAAATATGCCGGCACTGCCCCGGTGCATCTGTTGTTCGCGCTGCGCAAGGCGATCGACATGCTCCAGACGGAAGGGCTGGAGAACGCGTATCTGCGCCATCGCCTGCTCGCCGAAGCGGTGCGCCGCGCGGTGGCTGTGTGGGGCGAGGGCCAGGTGATCGGCTTCAACATCGCGGAGGCCAATGAGCGCTCGAACACCGTGACGACAGTGACCATGAACGGCCACGATCCTTTGGCGCTGCAGCGCTACTGCAAGGAGAAATGCGGCGTGGTGCTCGGCACCGGGATTGGTGATTTGTCCGGCCAGGCCTTTCGCATCGCCCATATGGGCCATGTCAACGCGCCGATGATTTTGGGCACGCTCGGCGTCGTCGAGGTCGGCCTCAATGCGCTCGACATTCCCCATGGCAAGGGCGGAACCGAAGCCGCAATCGAATATCTCGGCGAGAACGTGGTGGCATAG